GCTTTTTGATAGCTATGAAACCTTGCTTCGCCTTACACATTTTTTTCCCAATCAGGTTTATGCTCGTGACAAATCAACTGAACGAGTAATTATTTTGAATAGGGACAACAATTTTTATAACACAAATCAATACCCACTAAGACTAATGTATCCATATGCAATAGAACTGGATAACGCTGCCTGCCCTCTTACAGAAATCGGCTGGGAGTATGCTGCTTTGCTCCAGGATCCATGGCCGGATATCCTGTCTCACAGATGGTAAGCTCATTGTTATCCTGAATAACAATTCCAGCGAAACCATTAGGCTAAACTGTTACCTTTCCCTAAATTGGATGCACTGATACTCTTGAATAAATATGCACTTTGGTTTAGTGCTTTAATCGGCGCTCACGAACAATAATACTAACTGTAACACTGCAGCGACATTTTGTGTTAATTATTGCCCGGCCCTCAGGGGCAGGCGCTTTTGCCCATCTCAAGTCGCAATACAGCCGGACAATCCAGCGGTAAAAGAGCCAGTCCACCTAACTTAAATAAAGTGTCGCTGTAGTGGTAGTTTTCTCTGAATAAAACTGCCGCAAACCAAGGAGAATGACTTATATATGGCCAATTCAAGACAATATTTGATTGACGAACTTTCTAAAGAAAATTCCTGGCGTCTTTTTAAAATCATGGCTGAATTTGTTGATGCTTTTGAGAAACTCCAAGACCTGGGAAATGCAGTCTCCATTTTTGGGTCAGCCAGGGTTTTGCCGGATGATCCAGTTTACAAACTGACTTTTGACATAGCCAAGCAGCTTACAGAATCGGGATACAATGTTATCACCGGTGGAGGACCCGGCCTTATGGAAGCTGGTAATAAAGGTGCAGTGGAAGGAGACGGCAATTCAGTAGGTCTTCATATCCACCTTCCCTTTGAGCAAAAGGCTAATGATTACGTAAATCTGCAGTGTGACTTCAGATACTTTTTTGTCCGCAAGGTAATGTTTATTAAATACGCCAGAGCCTATGTGGTCATGCCCGGTGGCTACGGCACCCTTGATGAGTTAAGTGAGGCACTTGTGTTGACTCAGACAAAAAGAATCAAACCTTTTCCCATCATACTTGTTGGGTCTGATTTCTGGTCAGGGTTGGTGGACTGGTTCAAAACTGAAATGCTGACCAGAAAATTTGTCAGACAAAGCGATCTTGATATGTTCAGCATTGTGGATACCGCTGAAGAAGTATTGGCAGCTATATCCGGCAAGCCTTCTCCATAAAATGAAGTCATTAAAAGATTTAAAAAAAGTTAAAATTGCTCCCAAAAAAGATCCCCAGCCTGAATTTACTAAGGAAGAGCAAAACAAACAGGTTCAAAAATCTGCCTCTCTTCCTGAAACTACTGATGATGAGAGGCTCTTTTTAAGAGCCATGAATGGAGTGAAGCCCATTTCTTCCAAAGGCAGGCAGATAACCCCTCGACATAAAAAAAAAGAGATCCGACAAATTTCAGAAGATCAGGAAAGTCTTAACATGCTTAACAGACTTGTAAATGGTGATGTTGAGTTTGATGTGGAACATTCTGATGAATATATTCAGGGCTATGTTCAGGGGATCAACGACCGGCTTTTCAGAAAATTCAAAATGGGTAATATCAGTGTGCAGGCTCATCTTGACCTGCACGGTCTAAATACAGACCAGGCCAGGCTTAGTTTGCTGAACTTTATGCGTGAACAATATATCAACAACAAGAAGTGTGTGCTGATTATTCCTGGAAGAGGCAAAAACTCTCCTCTTGGCGCAGCTGTCCTGCGCAATGAGGTGCAAAACTGGCTCACCAGGGAACCCCTTAAAAGGGTTGTGCTGGCTTTTTGCACTGCCCAGCCCAAGCATGGTGGTGCTGGAGCATTGTACGTATTGATTCGCAATTTTAAAAAAACTGGAAGCAAGATCTTTTGGGAAAAATTTCTTTTGGATTCGGACCATTGATGCTTACAAGTAACTACAAACGTTTTGCTAATAAAATCAGATGGTTATAATTTTCATATTTTGACGATTTTTGCTTTGATTAATGCACATTTGCCAGAAAAGTTCCGTCAAAGATGGGAACTTTGCGCCTGGCACAGGGACTGTCCCTCGCTGTGTAAATTTTTTCATTTAAGCAATTTTTTTCCAGGAACCAATGCAGTATCATTCTTTTTTATAGTACCTCGCGGGGACTGTCCCAATTTCCAGAAAAGTGACAGACTCTTTAAAGTTACTCACACGTTCGGTCTCGGGCCGCTCCAGTGAGGAGCTTAAAATATAAATTCAGGGCAATAAGTAATGTCAATTCATAGATATGCAAACTTTCATATCAGGAGATTAATGTGGGTTTTTTCAGTAAAATAAAAAAGTTTTGGAAAAAAGAAGACAAACCAGTTCAGGTGCCAGGTGTTGCAGTTAAAACCGAAGATGGTCAGGAATGGAAAGTCAGTCTTAAAAAATCTCTTGCTGCGGCTGAACCCAGACTCAGCATCTGGCTTGATCATATCCTGGAAGGTATCAATCAAAAAGGTGATTTACTCTGGGAGAGGCTCCTTTTCCTTTTTGAAACACTTGAAACACCAAAGTCTGAAGCTGAAAAGTTTGTAAGTTCTTTTTCAGTCTGGCTGGATGATATGGGCTATGAACATATTGAGGAATTCAGATCTGAACTGCAATACAGGATGGCCCTGGCCTTAGATCTCGAAGACGAAGAGGACGAGCGGGACAGGCTGTTTCTTAAACTTTCCGACGGACTATCCAAAACCAAAGAGCACCTCTCCAAAAAAGTAGATCATTTGCTCAGCACCAGCAAGGGATATGACGACGCTTTCTGGAATGAACTGGAGGAAATTCTTATCATGGCTGATGTAGGCTATACTGCCAGTGCACAACTTCTGGAACGTTTGCGTCCAAAAGCAAAAAATCTACAGCATGGAGATACAGAGCAATTTAAAGCCCTGCTCATGCAGGAACTGGCTGAAATATTCCCCAAAGCATCCAAAAGAATTACCCCTGAACCACCAGAAATTATTTTCATAATCGGGGTAAACGGAGTTGGCAAAACAACGACAATTGCCAAACTTGCATACAGGTACAGCATGCAGGGCAAAAAAGTCATGATTGTTGCTGGAGATACCTTTCGTGCAGCGGCCATTGAGCAACTTGGAATATGGGCTCAAAGAACAGGTTCGGGATTTTATGCCAAAACCAGAGGTGCAGACCCCGCTTCTGTTGCCTATGAAGCTTTGGACAAGGCTGTAACTGAAAACTACGATATCGTACTTGTGGACACTGCCGGCAGATTGCACACCAAAGTTGATCTGATGCAGGAGCTGAAAAAGATGAAAAATGTCATGGCCAAAAAACATTCCGGGGCACCACACAGGACAATCCTGGTCTTAGATGCCACTACAGGCCAAAACGCATTGTCCCAGACTGAACTTTTTGGTAAAGAGATAAACATTAACGAAATTATCATGACAAAGCTTGACGGCACTGCCAAAGGAGGAGTAATTGTTGCTATAGCACTACAACATAGTATTCCTATAACTTTTATCGGGCTTGGAGAAAAAATGGAAGATTTGCGACCTTTTGATGGACAAAGTTTTGCTAAAGCTTTATTGGGATAGAAATTATTCAAAAATATATTATAAGAGTTGATACATATGTATACAAAATAAATTTTTATTTTGCTAAACTTAAAATGTTTTTTTGTTGTTAAAACTTTATATGACAATTAATGCGGGTTTTTCCCGCAACCCAACTTAAGCAAGTTTTGTTAAG
The window above is part of the Desulfonatronovibrio magnus genome. Proteins encoded here:
- a CDS encoding TIGR00730 family Rossman fold protein, with translation MANSRQYLIDELSKENSWRLFKIMAEFVDAFEKLQDLGNAVSIFGSARVLPDDPVYKLTFDIAKQLTESGYNVITGGGPGLMEAGNKGAVEGDGNSVGLHIHLPFEQKANDYVNLQCDFRYFFVRKVMFIKYARAYVVMPGGYGTLDELSEALVLTQTKRIKPFPIILVGSDFWSGLVDWFKTEMLTRKFVRQSDLDMFSIVDTAEEVLAAISGKPSP
- a CDS encoding Smr/MutS family protein gives rise to the protein MKSLKDLKKVKIAPKKDPQPEFTKEEQNKQVQKSASLPETTDDERLFLRAMNGVKPISSKGRQITPRHKKKEIRQISEDQESLNMLNRLVNGDVEFDVEHSDEYIQGYVQGINDRLFRKFKMGNISVQAHLDLHGLNTDQARLSLLNFMREQYINNKKCVLIIPGRGKNSPLGAAVLRNEVQNWLTREPLKRVVLAFCTAQPKHGGAGALYVLIRNFKKTGSKIFWEKFLLDSDH
- the ftsY gene encoding signal recognition particle-docking protein FtsY, with amino-acid sequence MPGVAVKTEDGQEWKVSLKKSLAAAEPRLSIWLDHILEGINQKGDLLWERLLFLFETLETPKSEAEKFVSSFSVWLDDMGYEHIEEFRSELQYRMALALDLEDEEDERDRLFLKLSDGLSKTKEHLSKKVDHLLSTSKGYDDAFWNELEEILIMADVGYTASAQLLERLRPKAKNLQHGDTEQFKALLMQELAEIFPKASKRITPEPPEIIFIIGVNGVGKTTTIAKLAYRYSMQGKKVMIVAGDTFRAAAIEQLGIWAQRTGSGFYAKTRGADPASVAYEALDKAVTENYDIVLVDTAGRLHTKVDLMQELKKMKNVMAKKHSGAPHRTILVLDATTGQNALSQTELFGKEININEIIMTKLDGTAKGGVIVAIALQHSIPITFIGLGEKMEDLRPFDGQSFAKALLG